One part of the Plasmodium yoelii strain 17X genome assembly, chromosome: 13 genome encodes these proteins:
- a CDS encoding dynein 14 kDa light chain codes for MKKHDDKIYQEIQNEEEYKQLFNEKNDILYIIDVYTKWCGPCLITFEIINKIYKHNYVFCENVKIFSVCAQTVASLKNYDNSSMPFYIILKNGEIIQQVQGCNTPYIFSLINEHLANKKLN; via the coding sequence atgaaaaagcaCGATGACAAAATTTACCAAGAAATTCAGAATGAAGAAGAATATAAACAGctttttaatgaaaaaaatgatattctATATATCATTGATGTATATACTAAGTGGTGTGGACCATGTCTTATTACttttgaaataataaataaaatttataagcacaattatgttttttgtgaaaatgtaaaaatattttcagtGTGCGCACAAACTGTTGcatcattaaaaaattacgATAATAGTTCAATgcctttttatattatattaaaaaatggagaaaTAATACAGCAAGTACAGGGATGCAACACGCCATACATTTTCTCTCTCATTAACGAACACTTGGCTAATAAAAAGTTgaattaa